The following are encoded in a window of Telmatobacter sp. DSM 110680 genomic DNA:
- a CDS encoding DUF4097 family beta strand repeat-containing protein produces the protein MKRFVLAAAILAMAAIPALANEATFERNLTVNGHVELTVATGSGHIHITHGSGDRVHIFGRVKSNWGGNEQKVTEIANNPPVEQTGNIIRIGQRHENYHNISIDYEIEAPANSFLEANSGSGDINDDGVGENAKLGTGSGTIHATGLQGGFVANTGSGNIYAEQIGQGDVKAQTGSGNVELKNLHGSLHGGTGSGNIKVSGTPSSDWKLETGSGSVEFWAGNAGFTLDASTGSGSVHTDQEMAVQGSFDKHHIVGKVHGGGPTVRIETGSGDVRVH, from the coding sequence ATGAAGCGTTTTGTGTTAGCAGCAGCAATTCTGGCCATGGCAGCGATTCCAGCTCTGGCCAATGAGGCGACATTCGAACGAAACCTGACTGTCAACGGGCACGTGGAGCTGACCGTCGCTACGGGGTCCGGGCATATTCACATCACCCACGGTTCCGGAGATCGCGTGCACATCTTCGGCCGCGTCAAATCAAACTGGGGCGGCAACGAGCAGAAAGTTACCGAGATCGCAAACAATCCGCCGGTAGAGCAGACGGGCAATATCATTCGCATCGGTCAGCGCCACGAGAACTACCACAACATCAGCATCGACTACGAGATTGAAGCGCCGGCGAATTCGTTCCTCGAAGCCAACTCCGGTTCGGGCGACATCAACGATGACGGCGTCGGCGAGAACGCAAAGCTGGGCACAGGCTCAGGCACAATCCACGCCACCGGATTGCAGGGCGGCTTTGTCGCCAACACCGGATCAGGCAACATCTATGCTGAGCAGATCGGCCAGGGCGACGTGAAGGCGCAGACTGGCTCCGGCAACGTGGAGTTGAAGAATCTGCATGGCAGCCTGCACGGCGGCACGGGCTCCGGCAACATCAAGGTCTCGGGCACACCGTCTTCCGATTGGAAATTGGAAACCGGTTCAGGCAGCGTCGAATTCTGGGCTGGCAACGCCGGATTCACACTGGACGCATCGACAGGGTCGGGCAGTGTTCACACGGATCAGGAGATGGCGGTGCAGGGATCATTTGATAAGCACCACATCGTCGGCAAAGTGCATGGTGGCGGGCCCACAGTCCGGATCGAAACTGGATCGGGCGACGTTCGGGTGCATTGA